One stretch of Acidimicrobiales bacterium DNA includes these proteins:
- a CDS encoding sigma-70 family RNA polymerase sigma factor, with protein sequence MRATGAERDARTVTDAELVSRAADGVQAAFAELYRRHGPRARTVARGVAANADDAADAVSEAFANVFRVIRAGRYPEGVEFVGYLVTATRRAAIDQVRRNARTVWEGDVRGDESPALSTRPSERVVAVENAELVARAFAGLPSHLRSVLYLTEVEAMPMRKAAALLGISPNATAQRAVRARARLRQRYLQAHVAPGAARSCRETVDRLGAYVGDGLSARDLARVEAHLAGCETCRHRVVELRDIGTVLRRVLPAAVDVVAPAREA encoded by the coding sequence ATGAGAGCGACGGGCGCCGAGCGCGACGCGCGCACGGTGACGGACGCCGAGCTGGTCAGCCGGGCGGCCGACGGCGTGCAGGCGGCCTTCGCCGAGCTCTACCGGCGCCACGGCCCCCGCGCCCGGACGGTCGCCCGGGGCGTGGCGGCGAACGCCGACGACGCCGCCGACGCCGTCTCCGAGGCGTTCGCCAACGTCTTCCGGGTCATCCGGGCCGGTCGTTACCCGGAGGGCGTGGAGTTCGTCGGTTACCTCGTCACCGCCACCCGTCGGGCCGCCATCGACCAGGTCCGGCGCAACGCCCGGACCGTGTGGGAGGGCGACGTGAGGGGCGACGAGTCGCCGGCCCTCAGCACCCGGCCCTCCGAGCGGGTGGTGGCGGTGGAGAACGCCGAACTGGTCGCGCGGGCGTTCGCCGGCCTCCCCAGCCACCTGCGGTCCGTGCTCTACCTCACCGAGGTGGAGGCGATGCCGATGCGCAAGGCCGCCGCCCTGCTCGGGATCAGCCCCAACGCCACCGCCCAGCGAGCGGTGCGGGCCCGCGCCCGCCTGCGCCAGCGCTACCTCCAGGCCCACGTCGCCCCCGGCGCGGCGCGCTCGTGCCGGGAGACGGTGGACCGGCTGGGCGCCTACGTCGGCGACGGCCTCTCGGCCCGGGACCTGGCCCGGGTCGAGGCCCACCTCGCCGGTTGCGAGACGTGCCGGCACCGCGTCGTCGAGCTGCGCGACATCGGCACCGTCCTCCGCCGGGTCCTGCCCGCCGCGGTGGACGTGGTGGCACCCGCCCGGGAAGCCTGA